The sequence CTATTCGACCAGAATTTTTCCCTGTCCATATTCCAGCCCACAGATACACCCGGGAAAAATCCGAATTTTTGTGAGCCAAGGTTAGATGCGCCATCGTACCTGCCGTTAACGGTTAACAGGTATTTAGCATCGTAATCATAGTTTACACGGAAGAAGCCGCCATCCAATTGCAGGGTATTATTTTGCCCGTTAACAACCGTTGGCGTAGCCGAACCGTTAAGTGTAGGGATCAGATCGGTAGCGGCATTTTGACCGGTAGCATTAAAGGTGCGGCTGTTACGGAAATAATGCGAGTAGCCTAACTTACCCTCTATATTATGTTTTGTGAAGAAAGTATGCGTATAAGTTAAGGTCGCATCACCCTGTTCCTGCCGGGTTACGTTATCTGTTTGGGTAGCCGTGCGCGAGGTAACCAGCGTAGCCAAACCGCTAAGGTATGCCGCCGGCTGAAAGGTATACGCGTACGATCCTTCGCGCAGCATAGATACATATGGCTCAAAAACCAGGTCTTTGGTGATGTTCCATTTAAAACCAACGTTCATGGCCACATCTTCCAGTCCGTTATCGCCCTGCGGCGCGTAAGGTCCTTTATAAAAGTAATCGGGGTTACCGATGGAGTTATTCTGACCACCCGGCGCTATCGTTCCATCCTCGAACGTGTATTTAGCCGTACCAGGTAACGAAGCTGAACGGTAGAATACGTTGGCCAGGCTGGGTACCTGGTTTTGGGTGCGGTTTGAGTAAAGCAACTGTCCGTAAGCATTAACATTATCTGCTACTTTATAGCTGCCGTTAAAATTAAAACTTAAGCGTTTCCAGTTGGTTACCTCGGCCGTACCCTGCGAGTTTGTATACCCCAGGCCGGTATAAAAGGTAGCTTTATCTGTACCACCGTTAGCACTGATATAATGATCGCCGGTGAACGCGTTGCGGTAAATTAGATTTTGGAAATTTGTTTCCCTGTAAATAATGGTTTTGGTCGGATCGATAGGGTCGGGCATGTTAGACCACCCTTCGTTCAGTTTATAAGCGTTTGCCGAGGTAAGGTACTGCGTGGTAAAACCCGTGTTTTTAAGCAGGTTGTTACCGGTACCGGCTGCTGTTGCCGCGGTAAGGTTACCTATTTGGGTTGGGCTGTAAGCGCTTGCCCATACATAGCCCTGGCGTTGCAAGGCAATATAATCGGCCGCGCCGGCATATTGCACCAATTTCATTGGTTTACCAACCGAGCCGTTAAAATTATAGTTGATGGCTGTTTTGTTGGGCTTGCCATGTTTAGTGGCGATCAATATTACGCCGTTAGAGCCGCGGGCACCATAAATAGCTGTCGCGGCAGCATCTTTAAGAACTTGTATCGATTCCACGTCGTTGGCGTTGATATCAGCTAAAGCATTCGGCCTCACAATACCATCCATAATATAAAGCGGCGATGCGCCCAGCGGGTTGTTGATAGACGTACCGCCGCGTAATATAATACGTGGAGCGGCACCTGGCTGGCCCGAAAGGTTTTGCACCTGCAAACCCGCGATATTACCCTCAAGCGCGTTGCCGATATTGGTGTACGGCACATCGGTTAGCACCCGGGCATCCAGTTTAGCAACAGATGTGCTCAACTTTTCGCGCGATTGCGAGCCATAGCCCACTACGATTACCTCGTTAAGCTTGGAGGTATTATCGGTTAAGGTGATGGTGAAATAGCTTTTATTGGTAATATCCACTTCCTGCGAATTATAACCCACCATCGAAACCACCACTACACGGTTACCTTCGGGAACCGATAGGCTGAACTTGCCATTAACATCCGTGGTCGTACCGATGGTTTTTCCCTTTACCGATACGCTTACACCCGGGAGCGTGTTGCCGCTCTCATCTTTTACAACACCAGTAATAACTTTGGGTGGGATTACAGAAACTGTTGCCGACCTGGCAGCAAATGTTTCTGCGGACAGAAAACATAAAAGCAACAATAAAATACTAATGCATTTTTTGTTTACGCCGTTTAATTGAGTAAAACTTTTTTTCATTAATTATAGGTTTGGTTAATAGAGATAACTATTTGATAAACAATTGGTTATCAAATTTAAAAAATAGACGAAAGGATAACTACTACTATTATTTACAAATACTGTACTATTTTACAGCGACTGGTATTTTTTTACATGCAATCCTATTCTATCAGCAGGGTTAGGCCCCCCTTCAGGGTGGTGTTGGCCGCCACCTTTATCCGGTCGTTGGTAAAAGGGGCCGCATAAAACCGTTCCGAGCCGTTATTATAGTAGTCGGCAATCAGCCAGTTGATCTGCTTATCCTGCAGCCAGCTGCGCGATGCCTGTTTATTATTGCTGATAATGGTAACCTTATTGCCCTTCGCATCCTGTAGCGAACTGCTGCTGATATCACGCTTGGTGGCGCGAAAATCGTTACTGCCCATTTCGTTGGCATCATCCTTCCAATCAACGGCAGGACTAACCCGCCATGGTTCCACACCGTTGGTGCGTTTGGCATTCAGCATAGCGGTGCCGCTGGCGCGCGATTGGTCATTTTCAGCATAGGTGCTAAACTCGCCCTGCCTTTGCCAGTTTACTTTATTAAAACTTGGGGGCAATTGCATCACCATGCCATATTGATAAGGGCTGATATCGGCTTTGGAATAAGTAACCTCGTATCGTACATCCAGCTTGCCATCGGGTGCGAATGTATAGGTGATCTTGCCCTTGCAATCGGTATAATTAATATCGACAGCAAACTGCACCGCATTGCTTTGCTTCGAAACTGCCACTTTTGATGCGAACAGCAGGTTGACCGGATACACCTTGATGGGATAGATCTCGTTTTGATAAGTAACGCCGCCGGGTTTGCCACCGTCATCATTACTCATCGGCACCATACACCAGGCCGGGCCTTGCGTTAATATTTCCTCACCGCCCTTTTTAGCCGAGTTAATAAGCCCCGTGCGCTTATTAATAATATAGCTTACGTTTTTGCGCGAAACAAGCCAGGTGTTATCCTGTTCGGCAACCGTCCAGTTTGCGCTAACAGATTTGGCGATCGGTTGCTGATGTGGTAGCTCATAGTTTTCTTCATCGGCAATAAAACCACGTGGGTCAACAAAAGTAACATGCACCTTTTGGGCACCGTTTAACGGGATGCTGATCTGCCCCTTTCCATGCGGCCCGATATTACTGCTTAACCGGATAGCCTTACCGTTGACATTAGCCATGATATTTATATCCTTTAATGATGTAAAATCGTACCGGTTCTCTAAGCTGATCAGCATATTTTGCTGTCCGGCTGCCGGCCAGGTAACGTTGGTGATGCGAATGGGCGAGTAGGCTTTTTTAGTTCCCCAATACTCCGGCTTTAAGCGACGCCAGCCATCGATGATCCCCCATGGGCCGTAGCCTACAATGCGCCCATCGCCCAAATGAAAGGTATCATCAATGCCCGCCCAAATGGCCCCGCCAAGCGAACCGGGGTGATAGTAGATGGAATCATACATTTGCTGCAAGGGCTTGCCATAGGTGCTGTGGATACCGGGATCGGATAGTAACTCGCGGCGGTTATAGCAGGAGATGTGGGCGTATTCGCCAAACAATACGGGGCGCTTCATGGTATCGGCCATGGCCGTTTCGTGCGTGCCGGGATAGTGGTAAACGGCTATATCGGCCGTGCTGTGCTGGTTGTTGGCGGTCCCCCAGCATTGATCGTGAAAGGTGGTGGGCCGCGATGGGTCGAGCGCCTTTACCACCTGCTGTGCCTTTTCAAAAAAGGGGCTCCAGCCCGATTCGTTAGCCAGCGACCACATGATGATGCTGGGGTGATTGCGACCTGCTTGTACGTTCTCTACATTGGCGACGATCAGGTATGGCAGGTAGCGCGGATCGGTCACATCCCAATCCTTCCAGATGGGGGCCGTACCTTTGGTTACCCAGCACAACGAGGCTTCGCTTTCCACAAACAGGCCCAGTTCATCGGCCGCATCTAAAAACTCTTCGGATGGCGGGTAATGCGATGTACGGATATAATTACAATTGGCATCGCGGAACAGGATAGCATCCTTACGATCTAACCCGGCGCTCACACTACGGCCGGTAAGCGGATGCACCGAGTGGCGGTTAACGCCGCGCAGCTTCACCACTTTACCGTTCACATATAACAGGTTGCCCTTCACCTCCACCTGCCTGAAGCCGACACGCTGCGTTACGCTTTCGGTTGGCTTACCATTAATAACTAATGTGTTTTTAAGATGATAGAGATAGGGATGCTCTGGATTCCATTGCTGCGGCTGATCAATGGCCAAACTGGTATTAAATCCCACTGAAGCATTGGCGCCTTTTATTGGCGCAACGGCCGATAGCTTATGCAGCACCACATTTCCACCGGCATCAGTTAAGGTATAATCCATTTGCGCGGTGACTGCTTCTCCATTTTCGTTAGTTACAAGCGTCGATGCATTCAGCGTAGCTTTTTTAAATTCGCTATCAAAAGTAGTAGTGATATTGTGCAATGAAATATTTTGCCCGGGCAACACAAACAGCCTTACATTGCGCAGGATCCCTCCAACCGTATGCGCCGCGTATTGCGATGTGCGGCCCAGCCGGTCGCTGATGGTATTGGCCTGCACATCCACTTCCAATATATTATTGGCAGGTTTTAGCTGCTTAGTGATATCTATTTCAAAAGCAGCGAAGCTACCCTCGTGCTCGCCAGCCTTTACGCCGTTTACCTTTACCACCGCGTACGAACTTACGCCATCGAAACGCAGCTTAATACAGTTGCCGTTCCATCCTGCAGGTATGTTGAACTTACGGGTATAAACCGCTGTTTCGCCCTCGTTAACGGTAAAGCCTTGCATCGCCCATTCACCGGGCACGTTAATAGTTGAGGGCTTGCCGCCCATCAGCCTGAAACCCCACTTACCGTTTAAGGATAATTGCGCTTGCGCTACCCCCGCAACAGACGATGGCCGCGGCGATAAGCGCGGGATCGCAAAGCCCGCGATATACTGTTGCCCTGCCGCTATTTGAATGATAGCGAAGAGTAAGAAAATAATGCCGATGGGTAGTTTTTTAAGCATAAGCAAGATGCGCACTACATTATTTTATATTCTTCAAAAGCGGCTTTGGCGGCCATACCTTCCTGCAAACGTTTTAATACTATGCGTTCGCCGCGGGCCTTTTCAATGGCACGCTGAAAAACTTCGGTCTCGATAGCCTGCGGCACTACGCAAACGCCATCGATATCGCCCACCAAAATATCGCCGGGGTTAACGGTTACACCTTTTATATTGATAGGCACCCTGTAGTCGATCACCTTACCACGCGGGGCCTGGTCCTGCGCGTAACACCCGTAGGAAAATACAGGGAAACCCACCGCGCGGATGCCATGAGTATCGCGCGAGTAGCCATCAACAATCGCCCCTGCCGCACCTAAATATTTGGCGCGGACGCTCATCAACTCGCCCCAGAGGGCGTAGGTTGGCGATGAGCCGGTGCATACGTATACTTCGTTCTTCTTCAGGTCGTCCAAAGCCTCCAGCATCAGCCCGAATGATTTATTCAATAGTGGGTTATGAACGCTCCCCTGGCTAACAATGTCGGCCTCCACTACGGTCATAGCTCGGCCGACGATAAAATCGCCCTCGCTAAGTGGTCTCAGCTGTGGCGGCAAAAACTGGTTCATATAGCCCAGCACATCCATAATATCGCCCACTACCGATGTATAAAGCTCGGTGCGGATAATATGAAACAGTTCATCGTCGTTAAGCCAGGTTTGCGGCTGGTTTGCGCTCATAAATATTTGTTTTGGTTAGATGGATAAATGTATGCCGGCCCGGAGGGAAATTGTAAAAGCGCTTTATCCTGTTGTAAAACTATTTTAACATCGTTTTAAAAACAGCGTCCTTATCAGGATAATTTACTTTAACAATTACGTTAACGCAGGCCGTCAACACTACGTTTATACGTAATATTAAGGCATCTGCCTGGCATAAACTACAAGCGTAGTACAGAAATAAAGGAAAATACCAACAATGCAGATAAAAGTATCACTCATAATATCGTCCGCCGCTTTAGGTTTGAACTGCCATAATATCGCGGCAGCAAATTATCTTTATCATATGCGCAAAAACGGGTTTATACAAATATTAACAAGCTTTATACTACTATTGGGCATCTGCCACCAACTGCAGGCACAATCGCCGGGCGAAGCCATCGTACCTACCGATAACCCCAAAGGCTGGCTGATCAAAACCAAAACATCGGCCTACCAGTTAACCGTTACCGCTACCGGCGCGCTGAAACCCGGCTATTACGGCAGCAAGACGCAGGCTGGGCTGGGTAAGAAAAACCCGGCATGGACCGAAGCCATAGACGAAGTACCAGTGCGCGGTGGCCTGCCTTTTAAAACCCCGGCCCTTGAAGTTGTTTTTGCTGATAACGCCCGCGATGCCGAACTGGAATATGTAAGCGGCGAGGTAACCAATGTGGATGGCCGTCCCACACTGAAGATCGTCCAAAAGGATAAAATATATCCGCTACAGGTAACCTCCTACATTAGGATATTAGCCGAGTACGATGTGCTGGAGAAGTGGATGAGCGTAAAAAATACCGGCGCTAAGGGCAATATCACCGTCGAGAACCTGGCCTCGGGCAATATCGTTTTACCTGCCGATGAATACACACTAACCCATCTTTCGGGAAAGGACCTGTTTGAATTTCAATTGCAGGAAGTACCGCTGTCACCTGGACTAAAAGCCATACAAAACCGCGGCTTTAAATCGAATATGAACCCACCCTGGTTCCAGGTGAGGCCGCAGAGTTCGGCTAAGGAAACTGCCGGGCCAACGTGGTTTGGTTCGCTGCATTACAGCGGCAACTGGCAGATCGCGTTCGATAAAGCCTTCGAGGGGCCGTTGCAGATAGTTGGCGGTATGTATTTCTGGGATACGGCATGGCAGCTGAAACCCGGCACATCGCTGGAAAGTCCTAAGCTGACAGTCGGCTATACCGATGGCGGCGCTACCGTAGCTACACAAAACATGGCCGCATATGTACGTAACGAAGTACTTCCCGCCGCCCATCGTAACGATCTGCGCCCGGTGATCTATAACACCTGGGAGGCCACCTATTACAGCATCACCGAGCAAAAGGCAATGGAACTGCTGCAAATTGCCAAAGACCTTGGTGTAGAACTTTTCACCATCGACGATGGCTGGTTTAGGGGACGTACCGATGGCCGTTCGCAAAGCGGTTTGGGCAATTGGGATGTGGATAAGAATAAATTCCCGAATGGGCTTTCACCCGTGATTAAAGCTACGCACGATGCCGGTATGAAATTCGGCCTGTGGATAGAACCCGAGAACGTAAACCCCAACAGCGATTTGGTGAAGCAGCACCCCAACTGGATCTTCCAGTATCCGGGCCGCAAGGGTAACGAGTTTAGGAAGATCCTAAACCTGGCCAACGAGGATGTGTACCAGCACCTGCTGAAAACCTTTACCACGTTGCTCTCGGAAAACGAAATCGATTTTATTAAATGGGACCAAAACAACGCCCTGTCCGAACCCGGCTGGCCGGATGCGCCTGTAGCTATGCAGCGTGAGGTGCGCATCAGGCATATTGCCAATGTGTACCGGTTGGTGGAGCAATTAAGGAAGCGCTTCCCCAAGGTATTATTTGAAAGCTGCTCCAGCGGCGGTGGCCGGGTTGACCTGGGCATGCTATCGCGCATGGACCAAACCTGGCTAAGCGACAATACCGATCCGCTGGACAGGCTGTATATTCAGTATGGATACCTGCACGCCATGCCTGCCAACAGCATGGTATCGTGGGTAACCAGCACCAATCGCCATCAGCCTATCCCTGTCGATTACCGCTTTGATGTATCCATGACCGGCGTATTGGGTATCGGCAACGATATCAGCAAATGGACACCCGCCGAACGCGAGGTAGCCAAGAGCAAGATAGCGCTTTATAAAACCATCCGACCTGTTGTTCAGCAGGGCGTTTTGTATCCTTTGGTTTCACCATACGAGCACAACCGATGTGCCCTGCAATATAACAGTACCGATAATAAACGCTCGGTATTGTTTTGCTACAATCTTGGGGGATATTTGGCCGGCAGTCAGTTTATAGACCGCGGCAGCAAAACCTTAAAGCTACAGGGGTTAAATCCGCAGCAAAAATACAACCTAAAACGCGCCGGCGATGATAAGGATAAAGGCACCGCTTACACCGGTAGTGAACTGATGGATATCGGTATTGCATGGCCGCTTAAGGATGCTAACAAGAGCCAAATATTTGTGATTGATGCGTTGTAATAAAAGTGTTTGCGTTGTTATAGATTAATCAACCAGCTTCTCCGCCAGCCACAAAAACTCGTGCACAAAAGTATCTATACTGGCCTGAAAAGATTCATCAAGCAAATTACCATCAGCATCAAACTTTTTATCTACAAAAGGGGTAACCAGCATATTTGGCGACGCGATGCCGAACAAACCGCCCATCAACAGCAATAATTGTTGAGCGGCACGCATACCGCCCAGTGCCCCTACCGACGCGGTTACCAGTCCGAATGGCTTATGCATCCGCTTAGGGAAATGATCGAACAGGTTCTTCATCGCCGGCGAGTAACTGCCATTATATTCGGGGGTTACGATGATATAGGCATCGGCGGCAAACATACGTGCGGCCAGTTCACGGTGCTGCTCCGGGGCTTGCCCGGGCGATGAGAATACGGTTTGCACCATCGGCAGTTCATGCTCGCGCATGTCTATCAGGCCAATGCTGTGTTCGGTTTTATCAATAAAAAATTGTTGTAAGTATAAGGCAAGTCGGTGGGTTACGCTTGCATGGCGGGGGCTGCCCGATATAATTTCTATACGCATTTGTTAATTTTTGCGCAAAGGTAGCTATGTGTGTTTAAACATGCAGTGCGGCTGGTAGAATTTTACCTGCTGGCGACGGATATTGACTTCTTGTCATTCCGATAGAGCAGTGCTGGGCTATGAGAGGGGGCGAAAGAGGAATCTTATACGTGCGATAAGTATATCGTATAAGATCTCTCCTCACTCCAACGCTCCACCTCCGCCCGTTCGTTCGAGATGACAAGGGGGTCATATTTAGCCGGGGATTGTTCGCTATCGCTCACGATGACGAGGTGGATAAAGGTGTATCGCCTAATTCACCAGCAACTTATATCCCTTACCATGTACGTTGATGATCTCCACACTCGGGTCATCCTTCAGGTACTTACGGATCTTGCTCAGGAAAACATCCATGCTGCGGCCGTTAAAGTAGTTATCATCATGCCAGATGTTCAGCAGGGCTTCCTCGCGGGTTAGCACCTCGTTTTTGCGCAGGCAAAGCAGGCGCAGCAGTTCGGCCTCTTTAGTTGATAGCTTTTGCTGGCTGCCATCGTTATTGATCATTTGCGAGGTAAAATCGAAAATATACTTACCAATGTTAAAGTTGGTTTGCTTTTCCTCTTCCTTTTTTTCGCTGGTGCCTACGCGCTTCAGCAGGGCGGTGATGCGCAGCAGCAACTCTTCAATACGGAATGGCTTGGTGATATAATCATCGCCGCCCAGGTTAAATGCCTGCGTTTTGTCTTCTATCATCCCCTTGGCGGTAGCGAAGATGATGGGCACATTGGCGTTCATTTTACGGATCTCCTTACCCAGGGTAAAGCCGTCCTTTTTAGGCATCATCACATCAAGGATCAGCAGGTCGTAATCCTGTTTGGTAAACTCGCGCAAGCCCTCGTCGCCATCCTTACACAAAACCACATCAAACTTGCCTTTTAACTGC comes from Mucilaginibacter mali and encodes:
- a CDS encoding SusC/RagA family TonB-linked outer membrane protein produces the protein MKKSFTQLNGVNKKCISILLLLLCFLSAETFAARSATVSVIPPKVITGVVKDESGNTLPGVSVSVKGKTIGTTTDVNGKFSLSVPEGNRVVVVSMVGYNSQEVDITNKSYFTITLTDNTSKLNEVIVVGYGSQSREKLSTSVAKLDARVLTDVPYTNIGNALEGNIAGLQVQNLSGQPGAAPRIILRGGTSINNPLGASPLYIMDGIVRPNALADINANDVESIQVLKDAAATAIYGARGSNGVILIATKHGKPNKTAINYNFNGSVGKPMKLVQYAGAADYIALQRQGYVWASAYSPTQIGNLTAATAAGTGNNLLKNTGFTTQYLTSANAYKLNEGWSNMPDPIDPTKTIIYRETNFQNLIYRNAFTGDHYISANGGTDKATFYTGLGYTNSQGTAEVTNWKRLSFNFNGSYKVADNVNAYGQLLYSNRTQNQVPSLANVFYRSASLPGTAKYTFEDGTIAPGGQNNSIGNPDYFYKGPYAPQGDNGLEDVAMNVGFKWNITKDLVFEPYVSMLREGSYAYTFQPAAYLSGLATLVTSRTATQTDNVTRQEQGDATLTYTHTFFTKHNIEGKLGYSHYFRNSRTFNATGQNAATDLIPTLNGSATPTVVNGQNNTLQLDGGFFRVNYDYDAKYLLTVNGRYDGASNLGSQKFGFFPGVSVGWNMDREKFWSNSFLEKTQFKLRGSYGVNGNISGLSDFQPEGSFVTTDLYGGGAPVRPSIIPNSNLKWEQSKTLDLGADIGLFDHKVSMILDFYNRRTDDLLTSVALPQSTGVSTITTNFGSLQTRGVEMEVNVDMLPRKSAFKWMLSANAGYTKRTILKLPFNGIDKNRQGGVEAYDTATGQYVWLGGLQEGGTIGVMTGFKYLGIYQTDADAAKAPNDNSKKKLAGDAIWADLDGNGILENKDQVIAGNQFPTWTGGFNNYFTYKQFTLGIRTDFTTGASLLNYPAYIANGQLQGDALPTADLAAHVWKKVGDVDATYPRYMYQSQTGNYRTSTVSIEKADYLCLRAISLNYALPVEFAHRIKMQGARIGFSANNLHYFTGYSGASPEGGGIDTGGDAGGRYPVSRTYTLSLNVTF
- a CDS encoding glycoside hydrolase family 2 TIM barrel-domain containing protein, whose translation is MLKKLPIGIIFLLFAIIQIAAGQQYIAGFAIPRLSPRPSSVAGVAQAQLSLNGKWGFRLMGGKPSTINVPGEWAMQGFTVNEGETAVYTRKFNIPAGWNGNCIKLRFDGVSSYAVVKVNGVKAGEHEGSFAAFEIDITKQLKPANNILEVDVQANTISDRLGRTSQYAAHTVGGILRNVRLFVLPGQNISLHNITTTFDSEFKKATLNASTLVTNENGEAVTAQMDYTLTDAGGNVVLHKLSAVAPIKGANASVGFNTSLAIDQPQQWNPEHPYLYHLKNTLVINGKPTESVTQRVGFRQVEVKGNLLYVNGKVVKLRGVNRHSVHPLTGRSVSAGLDRKDAILFRDANCNYIRTSHYPPSEEFLDAADELGLFVESEASLCWVTKGTAPIWKDWDVTDPRYLPYLIVANVENVQAGRNHPSIIMWSLANESGWSPFFEKAQQVVKALDPSRPTTFHDQCWGTANNQHSTADIAVYHYPGTHETAMADTMKRPVLFGEYAHISCYNRRELLSDPGIHSTYGKPLQQMYDSIYYHPGSLGGAIWAGIDDTFHLGDGRIVGYGPWGIIDGWRRLKPEYWGTKKAYSPIRITNVTWPAAGQQNMLISLENRYDFTSLKDINIMANVNGKAIRLSSNIGPHGKGQISIPLNGAQKVHVTFVDPRGFIADEENYELPHQQPIAKSVSANWTVAEQDNTWLVSRKNVSYIINKRTGLINSAKKGGEEILTQGPAWCMVPMSNDDGGKPGGVTYQNEIYPIKVYPVNLLFASKVAVSKQSNAVQFAVDINYTDCKGKITYTFAPDGKLDVRYEVTYSKADISPYQYGMVMQLPPSFNKVNWQRQGEFSTYAENDQSRASGTAMLNAKRTNGVEPWRVSPAVDWKDDANEMGSNDFRATKRDISSSSLQDAKGNKVTIISNNKQASRSWLQDKQINWLIADYYNNGSERFYAAPFTNDRIKVAANTTLKGGLTLLIE
- a CDS encoding RraA family protein, whose product is MSANQPQTWLNDDELFHIIRTELYTSVVGDIMDVLGYMNQFLPPQLRPLSEGDFIVGRAMTVVEADIVSQGSVHNPLLNKSFGLMLEALDDLKKNEVYVCTGSSPTYALWGELMSVRAKYLGAAGAIVDGYSRDTHGIRAVGFPVFSYGCYAQDQAPRGKVIDYRVPINIKGVTVNPGDILVGDIDGVCVVPQAIETEVFQRAIEKARGERIVLKRLQEGMAAKAAFEEYKIM
- a CDS encoding alpha-galactosidase, coding for MRKNGFIQILTSFILLLGICHQLQAQSPGEAIVPTDNPKGWLIKTKTSAYQLTVTATGALKPGYYGSKTQAGLGKKNPAWTEAIDEVPVRGGLPFKTPALEVVFADNARDAELEYVSGEVTNVDGRPTLKIVQKDKIYPLQVTSYIRILAEYDVLEKWMSVKNTGAKGNITVENLASGNIVLPADEYTLTHLSGKDLFEFQLQEVPLSPGLKAIQNRGFKSNMNPPWFQVRPQSSAKETAGPTWFGSLHYSGNWQIAFDKAFEGPLQIVGGMYFWDTAWQLKPGTSLESPKLTVGYTDGGATVATQNMAAYVRNEVLPAAHRNDLRPVIYNTWEATYYSITEQKAMELLQIAKDLGVELFTIDDGWFRGRTDGRSQSGLGNWDVDKNKFPNGLSPVIKATHDAGMKFGLWIEPENVNPNSDLVKQHPNWIFQYPGRKGNEFRKILNLANEDVYQHLLKTFTTLLSENEIDFIKWDQNNALSEPGWPDAPVAMQREVRIRHIANVYRLVEQLRKRFPKVLFESCSSGGGRVDLGMLSRMDQTWLSDNTDPLDRLYIQYGYLHAMPANSMVSWVTSTNRHQPIPVDYRFDVSMTGVLGIGNDISKWTPAEREVAKSKIALYKTIRPVVQQGVLYPLVSPYEHNRCALQYNSTDNKRSVLFCYNLGGYLAGSQFIDRGSKTLKLQGLNPQQKYNLKRAGDDKDKGTAYTGSELMDIGIAWPLKDANKSQIFVIDAL
- a CDS encoding NADPH-dependent FMN reductase, producing MRIEIISGSPRHASVTHRLALYLQQFFIDKTEHSIGLIDMREHELPMVQTVFSSPGQAPEQHRELAARMFAADAYIIVTPEYNGSYSPAMKNLFDHFPKRMHKPFGLVTASVGALGGMRAAQQLLLLMGGLFGIASPNMLVTPFVDKKFDADGNLLDESFQASIDTFVHEFLWLAEKLVD
- a CDS encoding response regulator transcription factor, with the translated sequence MKKILLVEDDPNLGMLLQDYLQLKGKFDVVLCKDGDEGLREFTKQDYDLLILDVMMPKKDGFTLGKEIRKMNANVPIIFATAKGMIEDKTQAFNLGGDDYITKPFRIEELLLRITALLKRVGTSEKKEEEKQTNFNIGKYIFDFTSQMINNDGSQQKLSTKEAELLRLLCLRKNEVLTREEALLNIWHDDNYFNGRSMDVFLSKIRKYLKDDPSVEIINVHGKGYKLLVN